A segment of the Arachis hypogaea cultivar Tifrunner chromosome 5, arahy.Tifrunner.gnm2.J5K5, whole genome shotgun sequence genome:
TTTTTCATATATTCATAAACCTCACACTCCATATCATCTCTGCTTTGAAGAACAATAGCACCATGCTCAGGTTGGAGAACATGTGGGGGCAACCATGGGGCCTTTCTTCTTCTCAGTAGCCTTCGATTGGGCTTTTAGGGCCTTATCAGACTTCCTTGGCCCATTTTGATGGGGATGGCTCTTATTagctttttgtaaattttttccaGTACCAAGCTTGAGAACCCTCACTTGGGTTTTCCTACTTGGTCCATCTTTGTTTTGTACTGAGGCCTATTCCAGCCCAGATTGTATGGTATCATTTTGCATCACCTCTTCACGTGGAGCATTCTCAGTATCATCATCACTCTCATCTTCATAAATGATATTGTATCTTGATCTTTCCTCCAGGATTTGATTGCTCGTCACCTTCAGACCGTCCTTTGCCAGTTTAACATCTTTTCCAAAATGAGTGCCTCTACTCTGGATAGTATATTTGTCAAGTTTCTTCCTATTATATCACTTAACCATCATCCAACGACTAAATgcccggggggggggggggggggggggggtcttGATTGCTTCGTGATTCACGCGAAGGATTAGAAATTTTATTATTCCCTTCGTTATTATCATTAACTACAGGGTATCCACACCTTCCAGTTCACCGTCACCCCCAGCCGCCACCATCTCTTGGCCGTCATCTTCCACCTGGTTTTCCTCATTGCATTGCTCCGATCGATGACCTACAAGCCACAATTAACGCATATGAAGTGCAGGTTTTTATATTCCACGTTAAGAGCATTATCCAACATTGAGATTCTTGGAACAAGCTTCTTTGAAAGATCAATCTCCATACAAATTTTAGCAAAGTTTTCATGAGAGTGAATAGACGTAGTTTTATCAATTTTTAGCATGGTTCCAATAGCTGAGCCAACTCTTCACAGAAATGTTTAATTATAGAGCTTAATAGGTGGGTTAGGAAGACGAATCCACACAGTAATCTTCTTGACCTTATCTTGTGACTAAAGGAAGAAGGGATGTCATCTTTGAATAATCAAATAATGTCCGACCACCATTCAAGGTCCTCCCATGAGTGCATGAGCATAGTCCTCTTTATCCGAAAAATGAACCAAAAAATAGTCACGATCCATATCAATAACATGAATACTACCTTTCTTATCCTAATCTCTATGAAGGCATTGTTCCATGAAGCCAAGATGAACATGTTTTCCCATAACTTTTATTATGAGGGCTGCATGCCCGGCTTGCACCATTCGTCTAATTCCTGGACAGGAGTCAAACGGCTTGTCCTCACTCTCTTTTTCACTATCATCTTGATAACAACAGTCCTTTGGGTTTGGTTCATCCTCATAAATATCCTGATGAGATGATTTATCTTCCTCTAAAATGGACTCAGGCACTACAAGGAGAGAGTCCTTGTAAGATATCTATCTTTGGGCTGATTGAGATCCATCACTGGGTCGATTGAGATCCATTTCCTCttaggtttttattttttattttttattttttgtgcttCTAAGAACTAAGTCTTCTTCTTGAGGTGAAACCATAGTAGAGCTATCGCTAGACATGGATCACGAGTCAGAAAGGAATTGCTTTAGTGCCtgtgtatttttatattagtagTTATAATGCGTGTAATAATGCTTTAAATCAATTAATGGTAGGAATgtatttgaatatattatttggagaaatataatattctaatttattactaattacactaaatataaattatactacaaccatatataattatttgttattaaattagaaaattaaattattatattattaattaatgattttttaaattaatcttaaaagtaattaaatgtaTAGACTCACCTTAAAGGATAAATATATTAATCtcatgattattttattttagatatttattttgagattttatttcGTGAAGTATTAGGTATGATTTTATTATGATGGTCTTTTTTTCTCTACCTTTCGCATGGGTATTTTGGGAGAATACaactattacaaaaaaaataaatattttcaaaatttattttatacaaaatctcAAATAGAATAACTTCTCAATAAGGgtacaaataataaaagaaaatatgataGAATAATTATTGAATAGAACATATATTAGTTGAATTGCTATAATTTGGATAAAGTTTTGTAACACATATAAGTCATTAAAGATACAATTaatatattactattattattgttattatgaatttttttattttatataaattaatatatgcaTGATTAATTTCGTTTAAAAACATttcaaacataaatataaaaaaataaatatttttgtatatcgCACGGGTATATACATTAGTTAAAATTTAAAggcaaattcttaaataaaactcaaattcgcgacgaattagtttttaatttgccAGATTACAAGATATCATAGGaaacacataaaaaaaaaaaaaaaaaacttgtagtCTCTTAGCTCAAAAAGTTACAGTACCGTGTGATATCAATAACATGCTTTTGCTTTACTTCTGTACCTCACTTTGTCCACGTGATCATTGCTGTAAATAATAGTGATGTGATCCTTTATAGATAAAATTAGTCAATAGTACACAATTTGTTAGCAATAGATAACACACCCAATTGAACCATCATCCAAACTTAGTACTATCTTAATAGAATGGAATtgaattgaatccatctctttcCCAGGTCAGGCATCAAAACAAGGCCAATGAGTTGATACCAATCAAGATTTGGAATTTTATTTAATGGGTAGTTTGATAGAATGATAGTTCATGAGCTTATATATACTATTCCTTGCATGATTCATGCGATCTGTTAGATAAGGGTAACTTAATTAGTACAGGTACATTTCACAATTTGGATTCCATTGAATTGAACTAGACAGTGAATTAGACTTAAACGGACTCGACTTAAATTACTTAAAATTTAGTAATCTCCAGATATAAGTTATTGAAAACAATGAGCTGCAATATAGTTGaagaaaattattacaaaatcaGTTGTTTCCAGTTTCCACACTTTTTTTAGTGTGTGTGTGGGGGACTACTCTCAGTCTCTTAGATGTGAGTGTTATTGCCTGACATCATcattaaaaaaagaaacaatCAACTATACAGTTGACAGTAATAGTTAGAAGAATTAGGAATTTCTAAACAATTAACAGCAAATCAAACTGGAACAATAGTACGACTAACAATAGTGAAAAGGTTCATTAAAATACTCATTACATAGTGAATCAGTAGTGATACTTATATCTCTGAAAGAGCCATCAAaggtcatcatcatcaaacaaataaaaaattgaaataccCCATGAAAAGCATTTACTCTGAAATGCCAACTTAAATGTAGTGTAATACAATAAAGAATACTTAACTAGAAGACAACATATTATGGACTAGCAGTGGTTATACTCCTACTCTCTTAAGATTTTTGCATAAAGGAATTTGACATAAAAGAATAATACACAAGCGACAACTGAATCTTAACAAATGACATATGCATTCTATTATATCATCACCAAGGTTCAACCAAATCTAATTGGTATTCTCTTTCTTGGCTTCCTTGAGGTACTCTTCCATTTCATTCAGCCATAGATCAGCAAATTCACAATGCTTCCATGCTTCAAACCATGGCCCTCCACGAGTGTAATGGATTGCCTTTGGCTTAGTGGTTGCATCATTCTCAACAACCTTGTTATGCCCTTCAAGAAAGTTCCAAACAAATGGGATTGAACCAATTTCATCATCCTCAAGCCACTGAAACCTGTGAAGGTAAGCACCAGTCTGTGAATTAACAGTTTCAGGAGTTAGAACACTGTTCTTGGGATGGCCACAATTGTATAACACCATTGAAGACCAATTCTTCCTTGGATACACAGTTTGCACTGCCCCATCCATCTTTGTGGTCTCTTTTGGAGTATAATCATGCTGAACACACATGATGGCATACTTATCCTGAATCAAGTCCCTTAATTCCTTAATATCTGTTAAGTAGAGGAAATCACAATCCACAAAcatggcccaaccttgataatTGGCCAAACAAGGAGTCAAGAATCTTGAAAAGGAGAACTCTGTGCTCTCAAATTGGCCTCTCTCACGCCAATACAAGCCACTCTTTCTCAGATCTGATTGCTTAATTGGGATGATCTCAACGGGGATTGAAGACCTTTTCAAGATTGAGTGGCGGCATACCTGATAGGCAATGTCTTCTTTTGGATCATACCCTACAAAGATCTTGAAGGGCTTCTCCTTCTCATCAGAAGCACCATTTGCTGGGTGAATCTTGCCATTACTCAAACTCATCTCTCACCAAATGATCAATGGATTTCCCTGTCCACACCGCAACACAATTTAATCACAATCAAAACATCAAACACATGGGCTGCACagaagaacagagaacaaaaacaaatccAAAATCCAACATTTTTTAAAACCCAATTGCTATAATAATGTCAAGTAAGCTAGTCAATTACCCAGCATTCCCTTATATCATTACAAatccttatttaaaaaaaatatccaaacttGAATGCagcatgagaaaaagggaaatcaaatcaaatccgaaaagaaatggaaagagagagTACCAGGAAGTAGCAGACAAGTGTTGTTGGACTCGGATGGAGAAATGGGTCTTGAGGAATCGGTTGTTTGAATGGGAAGAGAGTCAAAGATCGAGCGTTAGAGCGAGGATTAAGCAGTGACGCACATGAACACCGACAGGGTTGGGGTGCTAATATATAGAGAAAGGAAGAACAAGAGAAAAAGAAGGGAGCAAGATTCCAACTTGATGAGAGAAAGAGACGCAATTTTGTGCGTTGGATTGAGATGACGCGTGTTGATGCCAGAGCTGCATAACACGTTAATTAGTGATTACTGTGGAATTAGATTCACCCAATTCAGCGATCCCAAATCCACTGATTTGCCGCCACCTCTGTTCTTTCTTTTGCTTCCTAAGTTAGCAACCCAAATCTAGGGATTCAAATCAATGGATTACATTATTTGTGtaatttcttttcttcacctgcaTTGCTAGAAATTTGTTACATGCATTTCAATTAGGTGTGGATATTTTTATACGAAAATATTATCAACGTGTTAATACGTGTTAtattaaacaatttaattaaatatattaaattattaaaaaaaataaataaattttaatcttttgatATACAGATatttaagttttcaaaaattcgaaaatatatttaagtatttaagtttttcaaaatccaacGAAAAAATTAAACATGACTCCCGTTGTACTGACCTAATTGATATTATAGATGCACGTGTAagagagtttttaaaattggATAAGTTAGATTTAGGAATCTTTGAAGAAGTcatgaatttaaatatatttttaaatctaaCTCAACTGATTAAACCATATATGCCTCTTAATATGCTGTTGTTGCACCCGGGTTCAAACTTTGGTGAGTGCATTTTGGGAATAGAGACAGAAATagaaattttagtatcagtctctgaactaacaaatactaccaaaaaattaaaaattgatttatccttttttaaattatttaatattttttaactcttatttttatataaaaatatttttatgtgagTAATTACTTTATATATGATGATACATATGGTAGGTTCAATTATACATtgtatttgttaaaataaatttatttgtaaGTATAAATATGAGTATATGACCATTTAAGTGACTATaagaaattcttttaattaagacAATCACCATAATAAACATTTTAGTGATGGATCACAATCCATAAGTTATTTTTCAGTTATATTCAATACATTTGTAACgtatttattacaaaaaaatattaaaaacttcaaaaaaaaaattcgttGCATTACTAGTCATAACTTTAACAAATCATAATCATAAGTTAAATCTTAAAATCAGACATTTGACTGTTGATGTGGCATCTTTTTTATATTCATGTTTTTAATATATGTGTTATTTGACTATTAGTATTTTGAattgaatcacttttattcaGCGTTCTATGTTATTtagatttattatatatttttttttcaatattaaaaaaaactatatattaTCAATCCATGTGGTATTGAATATTATGGTTCTGAATTGAATGTATTGGTTCTCTTTGAATCACATGAAATTTTAtaatgaataaattattatttatattcattaattttgtaaatgttgataaaaatatttattaaacaaaaaaattaacgttGTTCCTATAAAAAATAGGTTTggtgtaataatttttatttattttttttttattttaaacttgtacaattttcattcttttttttttcttcgctACTAACCACCATTTCCATTCAAGATCCTAATTTTGCATTTAATGTCTTCCTCCAATGAGCAGTGCTCTTATGCCGAGGCGCTCTTCAACCTCTGCAAGCTGtaagactaaaaaaatattaactaattaattaattaattaaaactaagttaaaaagGTTTAAACTGTCTGATCTgggttaaaaaatttataatttataatttaaaaatttacagataaaaatttaaatcagAAAATTAATTGAAGAgccaaaatataattaattatgaaaaAATGTGTACCGGCATTATAATTAATTGTACAAACTTAAGTTTCTTTTATACTGtgtataagaaaaataaatatgtagaaataactagaaaaatatttagaatacaaacaaaaacacttatttttaaaattttggccATAGGTGGAGCTAATAGGCAAAAGGGCGAAAATGCACCTCATTTAAAAGAGGCAAAATGTGACTCTATCCattatttttcattcttcttcaagaATTGAGAGAGCTGAAAAGAGAAACCCTAAAATACTATTTACTTCCACCTTCAAATTTACTTTTTTCACAAAttgaagttttgatcaatgaCTTATTTGCAGCTACGCGTTCCTCTCATCTCTCTCTACGTTTCTATACCACTTTTGCGGTGAATAATCACGAGAATCCTACCCTATTAACATGACAatgtttggatttttttaaaatttttttcttaccaACAATTTACCGACAAAAAATCGTTAGTATCAATGGAGCATATATAACAAAAAGTAAAAATGTTCAATAAgggtattaaaaaatatattgatttgaaaaagaacaaatttgataataaaaaatgataaataaaaattatatatatatataattatgattctttaattcttttaaaatgtacacatttaaatattatttctgtgttaatatatatttttcatgcatcgtaaaataataacaatttcacttttaattaattagtatgTTTGATGAAGTTTGTACATTTTGCATATAAATGCCGAAAATAGTATAAAGCCAATTGATCAAAAGTTTTATTACATGTTTTTTTTAACTGCTTTTCTTTAAAGATAACTAAGAAGTTATTAGGGATGGCAATATGCACCCTATCCGTGGGTACTTAACCCGATTCCATCCGATCGGGTAGGGTTACCAACCCAATCCGCAGTGGGTAGGATATGGTGCAGGTAGGGTTCTCGTGCGGGTCGGGTAAGGTGCAGGTTGAGCCTCAACCCTACCCAACTAACCcgcaccctatatatgtatatgttatatacttatataaaaatatgtttcaagtAGATGTTGAATCAAGAactctcactaaatgcaaaagatccttaGCCACTAAAAGAAGATTagtaattgataatttaatactttttttacataaaagtcagttctattttaaattatcatcaagttatataacaATATATTGCATCTTTTTATAACTCGCGGGTAGGGTCAGGTACCTACGGGTTAAGAACGGGTAGAGTTATGGTTGGTATATTCTCAACCCGcgagtagggttagggttggctcCAAACCCTACTCATTACCACCCTTAAAAGTAACAACTTAGTTGTCAATCGAATTTTAGAATACGAGATAGGAGCGATTTAACACAActaattcttcttcctcttaatCTTAACTTTCAAGTGAAAGAATTGCGTAGATACAACCTAAAAAATATACGCATAATCTTTTTTCAGTTTATAGTGTCCGAAGAATTTATACCATTTAAGACCAAGTCTACATTCACTTGGTCTTGATCCATATTGGACAAccttaaaataaaatatgttatcCTTTTTGCTTATGGGATCTGTTACGGATCATATTCTGTTCAGTTCAAACTCTAACAATGTATTTCTCAAATCACTTGGTAAATGCTTcgaacaaaaaaaaagtaaactaCCATTTTTACCTATGAAAGTTCAGAATGCTAATAAATCTATTCATGAATAAATAAAACTACAATCTTTACCCATAAAAGATGGACTTTTGCTAACAAAACTATCCGAAccctaaaaaattatttgaaatccCCAAAATTTCCTGTAATATAATCTAGCactaacttctttttttttactcCACACCACCACTCCCACCCAAATCCTTCTTCACCACCACTCTCAtctccaaccaccaccaccactgttGTCATCACCATCCCCAAATTCTTCTCTTTACCACTGCCATCGAGCAAGGAAGGAAGAGTGAGAGAAAAGGCCAAAATAGATAGAGTGAGAGAATGACTAAAAAGAGAAGTTACTCATCACTGctagaaaatttattttaaagagAAGGAGCATTCAAATTCAGAATttcacattcaaattcaaacaacgaTGCCTCAACAGAACTATATTATTACAGATTCCGCAATAGAACCAATAGAAACTGCAAACACAAATTTAAATCTTAACCAAAGTAGAACATTTAAATTCAACAATCACAGATCTACAATTCAATAATAAGTTAGATTGTGGAGATGCAAAATTAAAGAATGaagcaaagaaaattaaaaattaaaaaggaccATGACGACGACATATTGCCAAATCTTCAAACTCCTCATGCCCCAACCTCAAAGCTCCGTGAGCAGCACTTCAAGGTTGAAACGCTGGAGCGGAGGCTGTCGTGGGAGATAGTTCCAATCAGAGTCCACGACGTTCTTGTAAAAGGTAACACAAAGATTAATGATTAGGTTATCGAAGCGGAGCTCAAGGAAATTGAAAGTGCCACCACCATGTAGGCTCCTGCATGCTTGCGAAGGGAAGGCAAAGAACATTTATGGCCCTCGTTGATGGAGCAGCAACGGTGACGAACAAGAACTTTAGGCAAAGGCGGCGATGAAGCACAGATCTTGTCGTCGCTGCTGCTAGAGGTTGTTGGAATCACTACTACCAAGCCACCACTGTTATCACTCTATTTCTGCCTTTGCCGTGGTATTAGAGAAGGAGGCGGTGATGGCAGTGGTGGTGATGGCAACAGTGATAGTGGTCATTGGGGATGAGAGTGGTAGTGAGGAAGGATTTGGATGGTGGTGGAGTTTGTGATTGGGGGTGTGGTGGTGTGGAGTAATAAGAGAAATTATAGTTAAGTTATATTAGGATATTTTGggaatttcaaattatttttttaaggtttGGGTAATTTTGTTAGCAAAAGTCCATTTTTCATAAGTAGAAATAGTAATTTTGTTTATTCGTGAATAGATTTGTCAGCGTTCTGAATTTTCATGAGtaaaaatggtagtttactcaattaaaatgttcttttaatttggtgtcaagttttgaaaaaataaatatattagataCATCCAATATGTAGAGATAAACAAATAACTTACCATATATGATACTTTTACCTCATTGGAAGTCAGCGTTCTTTTTGTATTGCCTACCGATAACAACATCAGAActgcaaaaatataaaaagaaaaataggattTGAATATACATACACAGAACATTGACAAAATTACCAATGTTATTAATTCACAAATAGGTAAATAACTGCCCAATCAGATAACTTACTTAatttcatctttatttttattattcgcCTCTGTTTTCTCGGATTCTTCATCGCTGAGACTCATAGTTATCGCTAGAATAATCCAGGCCAAACTCTCTTTGAATATACTTCAGTAAATATGATGGTAATTTGATCCTCACATTAAAAGCAGCCCATGGTTTGCAAAAGTAAAATCCATCTTGTTCATCTAATAATGAAAGGAAGAACAGTTGTTGTGCAACAGTAAAATCCATCTTGTTCATCTAATAATGAAAGGAAGAACAGTTGTTGTGCAACGTATCTCAGTTGTAGAATTATCCCTTTTCCctttgaataaaataattttacttgATCGGTCATTGTTTTGGTTATGTACTCTCCCTAACTTTCTACTTCCACTATGTTGTCAATGACATTGCCAAAATGATCTATTCCAAACATAACATTACCATATTGTTGATGGtatttgttgaaaaaaaaaattgtaatacgAGGCTTTTCTAGATACATATGTATATGATGTgaactataattttaaaattattacaaaaagtCTACAAACTAGCCAGTTTAGTTATTAAAGAGAGCGGTGTATATTTACCTTTTCGTACTCTACATCTAGTGAGGTACTTCTTGACTGGCCACTTATTCTGTGAATCCATAAATATTGAATGTGACCTTACATACAAATTAATATTCATGATGTTATTAGGCTCAATAATAGTTCGTTCAATggcaattaaaattcaaaattaaagttTGTCCAACATTGAATTATGTctcactttttattatttattctatccAACAATTGCTTGAAGTGGTCGACCAGACTAGATGACATTTCTCTTCAATTAAGCAAAGAAGTAACCATTAGTGCATTTTATTCTTATTGTGTTTTGGCACTAGAAGCATCACGTTTTCGTCGTTTCTAACTAGAATATTATATTATCTACTTATGATGCGTTTCATGATAAGTTATGTACCAAATCACTGGTTATTCAATTCATAGAAAATTTTAGCATAATGTTATAAGTGTATTAGTGTAACAATCATCACCCTAATGTATATTGTATTCACCCTATAAGTAAGAATAACTAAAAGCATATAAGCCAAAATTCAGCCAAATGTGTCTGGGCTGGGTCCCAATAGCCCAATGCACATCAGCAACATCCAAAAATGACCCAGGATAAACCATATTCACCCTCCCCCAAAACCCTACCTCCTTTTACCGTTTTACCACACAGAATTTGAAAATCATCCACACCCACGCCACGCCTCCGGAACCATTGCGCAactctcttccctctcttctccAGACACCGCGACGGCGCTCCTAGCGGTTCTGGCCATCGGGACTCCACTAAAGCCACCTGAGCGCAACCCTCTTCTCTCACTTCTCCAGACGCTTAGCTTCGACGCTGCGTCTACCATCCCCGACCATCGCGCCTCCAAAATCGGAACCAGAGCGACGCCACTCTGCTGTTGCATGTGGGTTTTTCCAGCGCCACCTAAGCCAGAGGGTGCAGCTGCAACGTCCGCCGGTGGACCTCCACCTCACCATCCTGGAAACTCCCCGCTCGTCTCATTAATTGGTAAGTATGGTAGATGTTGCCTCTGACTTCCTATGCATGTTTTGAAAAGAGAATTGGATTGTGTTTTGTTGTAGTGGTTTGTATGAGTTCTAATTCGATGGATGTTCCTTTCAAGGTTTTACAGCTCCGGTAACACAATTATGGGGCAACACTGGTCCTTGGCAAATATAGCAGCTGCATGGTTTTCAAGTTTTTGGTGTGTTGCAAAATCTTGATCACAAGTAAATATGTTTATGGACTCCTAATTGAATTTGAGTGGATTCTAATTAATCTCTCAAAAAAAGGGAATAtcgaatattttttatgttttgctCAGATATTGCAGTTGTTACAGATTGGATGTTGCTTTTATATGGGTTGGATTTTGTAATTGTAGTGGTTAGAGGATAGATGTTTTTGTTCTGCTATATGGTTTAGAAACTATGAATGGTGTTCATATGAGGTGTTCTTTGATATTGCTAATTTATGGGACGTTTTTGTTGAGTAATTTTGGATATTTGagtgtataattttttaatatttatttgggTGTATAATTTTGGATATTTGTGTGAATGATTTGTTACTAAAAAAATACACTGCTTCtttggaagaaag
Coding sequences within it:
- the LOC112801310 gene encoding protein CDI, producing MSLSNGKIHPANGASDEKEKPFKIFVGYDPKEDIAYQVCRHSILKRSSIPVEIIPIKQSDLRKSGLYWRERGQFESTEFSFSRFLTPCLANYQGWAMFVDCDFLYLTDIKELRDLIQDKYAIMCVQHDYTPKETTKMDGAVQTVYPRKNWSSMVLYNCGHPKNSVLTPETVNSQTGAYLHRFQWLEDDEIGSIPFVWNFLEGHNKVVENDATTKPKAIHYTRGGPWFEAWKHCEFADLWLNEMEEYLKEAKKENTN